The following is a genomic window from Episyrphus balteatus chromosome 1, idEpiBalt1.1, whole genome shotgun sequence.
ATGTAAAAGATACTACTGAGTTTTTGAAGCTTACAGAGAAAATTAACGATGTAACTACAACCAACACATTGAAAGTAGATATAAATGAGTTAAGAGTTTTACAAAAACAGTCCAGATGAGTTTAAAAAGCATTTGGCAACGTCTTTGAACATAATTTATCAGTTTGGAATTGTTCCAGATTACTTTTATGATGCTCTTCTAACACCCATTTATAAAAAAGGAAACCCTGCTATTCCAAGTAATTACAGAGGCATTTCGCTTCTGAACTCAGTCTTACAAATTTATACATCGATACTGCTTAACCTTCATAAGGTCCTCAAACTTACTAACGTAAGAGGGCTTCGGGTCAAATTTGACCCATTACTGCTATTTCAGAGtgaatgataaatatttaattagtaATTACTGCTttggtttataatttaatattttagatgtttttaatgaaaatcaaactttttttaatatatatacgGGATTTTATTGCATCTACAAACAAGTTTCTTGTACATTTTTATCCTATTTATACTATAATAAatctatatacatatatacatattgtatgatggaagaaaaaattattatcagtTATTACAGTTTGAACACAAAGTGATGGTTTTAGAATGCTTAcatataaatttattacaaatgTCGCAAACTAAACCTGTTTTATTAtctgttttttgacataattgaCATCGGCTCCTTTTGGTTGTTTTCCTTCCTGTACTGCTTTCCGGCTGAGTTGATGAAGAAGATTGTGCATTGTTTTCAGATGCACCTCGTATTTTCTTGGCCATTTCAAGTGAAAAAGGTGCCCGAGGTAGTGTTTGCCGTTTTTGTATGTAGGGAGTTACAAGCTGCATTCctagattttccaaaaaatagcGGCGCTTAGCAAGACAGTTCTCTTTCCAGGCATGGTTAGCAGATTTGAATAGGACAAAAGCGTTATAAGCTGATATATCGACCATATTGCTGAACACCACTTGAGGCCATCGCTTAGTCTTTCTTTTGCAAGTGTAGCAACTAACTGCTTTGTCCAATGTGTCTACACCGCCTTTACATTTATTGTAGTCTAGAATTATTGCTGGCTTTTTATCTGCACGATCACTCACTTTCGAGTCATGATGAAATGTACTTAGAAGATTCACAGATTTATTTTTCTTCGGGATATAAGACACAATAGTAGTATTCCTGGTAAAAGCAAAACTTGATGACAAAACTGGTCTTCCTTTTATATTGACTGTTGCTGGTGGTAATTCGGGCTTGTTTTTGCGTATAGTTCCAACTAGTGTGATCTGTTTCTCTAGTAGTTTTTGTCCCAGTTGATAAGATGTGAAAAAGTTATCAGTCGTAAGATTATGCCCCTTTAGCCCTACAACCAAATCAAGGACTACACGCATACCTTGATTTCTTTCAGGTGTATTTCCGATTTCCTTGCCAGTATAAGGTTGAATATTCCAAGCATAGCTTGTTGCAGAATCACAAAGTACCCAAAACTTGATTCCATACTTCGCGGGCTTTGATGGTATGTACTGTCGGAAAGGACATCTTCCTCTGAATGCCACCAGCTGTTCATCTATTGTTACATTTTCGGATGGGTTGTAAAGCTTCGGTAAAATCTCAACCCACTGATTCCACAATTCACGTATAGGAGCAAATTTGTCTAACAAACGCCGTTCACTTCGAGTATCTCTGTTGTCAAACCTGATAACTCTAGATATTTTCTTGAAAGTCTTCAGTGACATAGTTGCTGCAAATATTGGCCTTCCTTTTTGTGAGTCCCATAAACTTTCAGAGCTTTCATTATTGGATCGAAAAACACCAGCCAATAAAAGAATTCCAATGAAAGCAAATAGCTCAGTGTTATCAATATCAGCCCATTCTTCATCAAATACGCGTTTACCCTCAATGTTTGTGTACGATAATATAGTACGTACTAAAGGAGGGGGGAAAAATAATTCAAAGCTGGAGATTTCTTCTGCAGTGATTCTTGAGGACGAATAACGTGTCAACCCTGGCATCAAGTTTATAACGTTTTCCCTCGCGACTCTTCCAGCACTATTCTCAAGgggttttttcgaaaaagttaTTAGGCCATTTTTTGACATCATTGTTTCGGCAGGAACAGATGCATCCTCACCCTCACTAAAACTGTTATCAGATGAATTAGCTTCCTCAACATGATCTTCGAACTCAGAACACGATTCTTCATCATCCGAAAATCTCAAAGAAAAATCACTTTCACTATCACTCATTTTCAAACAGTCCAACTACTTCAAACTTGCAAATAAAAGCATGTGCTAGCCACAAgctgtcaatatttttttataaaagcacCGTAAGTAAAATAATGCAGCCACACAACAAAAACTGAGTAATctgaaaataaataacaatacaGCTGACGTTCGGTTTACGGTATGGTCAATTATGACCCGAGGTCCGCGAACGTAAAAATATCTGTAcgtagcaaaataaaaaatattttaacaaaattatttcctGATTATATTAAGCTCACAACTTTAGGAAAAGTCATGAAATATTATATGtctaaaaaatttagttttcgagaaaacctgatttttttgcaaaaatgggTCAAAAATGACCCGAAGACCCTATAAAGGTTAAACCTTACGAGTTGGGTAGAAACTAACAACAAACTAAGTGAATTTCAAGCCGGCTTCAGAAAAGGCTATAGCACTGTAGACAATGTTTTTATACTGGCTAACTTAGCAGAAATGAAAttgaatagaaaacaaaaatgtacgatttttTGGTTGAGCCGCATTTGACTCTGTTGATCGAAAATGTCTGTTTTACAAACTAAGTTGCATTGGAGTATCTTATATAAAAGCTATagaaaaactttatgaatctaCAACGGCAATGGTATGCGATGGTGATCATGTTTCACAAAAATTTGACGTGGAAATAGAAGTTCGCCAAGGATGTTGTATGAGTCCcttgttgttttcattgtttatcGATGACATCACAGAAGCACTACCGGGAGGAGTATCCTTGGTGGGAATGAAAACTAAAGTCATCCTCTACGCTGATAACATCGTCCTATTAGCTGAAGACCCTAAGATGTTGCAGTTTATGATCAATAAACTAAGAACCTATTGCCAAAAATGGAACTTACAAGTTAATACAGATAAATCAAAAGTTTTAGTCTCTAAAAATGGTTCAGGCACATTAAGTCAGGATGAGAAATGGACTTTTGGAAGTGTAAGACTGGAAGTTGTCAAACAATTTCAATAAATCTGTCTTATAATCTTAATATGGAGCATCACTTAAATACGAAACTCGAAAAGGCAAAAGCAGCTATTTGTATTaactggaaaaatatttttaattgttcttatatctcaaaaaccccCAAATTATATGCGCTAAGAAACAAGATGCTTTGGTTTATGGAATGGGAAAGAATTACTAACGAATGTGGGATATCATTAGAAGTGAATGAAAATAGGTTGGGTGATTTAAGAAAACAGTTATACGGCTTCAAAAACTCGATGAAAAACAACGAATGTTATTTTTAGAAGAAGCAAGGTCTTCGAGTGAACGATCAGTGTAACGAAATCTAACACACAACCTGGaactaaaaaattactttaatgcTTCATACAGTATACCAATGATATCTACTATTTTCAAAGCAAGAGTGGAAATGCTACGCCTAAATTTTATGCCTCACAGAAGGGATTTTGCTCAATGTGCAACTTAAATGAACGCGAAGATGTAACACACTTTTTAGGACGATGCCCGATTTTAAAAGAGCTTCGAAGAGTTTTCTATAGCAAGAACGAGTTAAGTGACTTCGAGATCTTAAACATTCTAAACGGTGAAAACTCgaaaatactttttgaattcTGTAAAGAAGCATTGATCTACAAATAGAAATAGAATAGTTTGTGAATTATtttagaataaataaaaacaaaatattatttaaaatcaaaaataaaaaatatgaataaaaatgtaaaactaAGAtacaaaatgttaacaaaaCAACAATTAGTTAAAATGTTAGGTGCCAATCTGGCAGACGGCAACTATGTCATGCCTATAATGTTTATCTTTAAGAAACAAGAAATGTATTTACGTTACTGgaattttaatgaatattttaagcatttatataatttaaatataaatcaaaactaaaattttcaaaaaaataatttttggatttttaaaaaaattttgaattttttttttaaatcaaattttcgaaaacgggacattgatttttttttgaaattttgtttttagatgtggattagtgatttcttcaaaatggcataccaattttattttaaaacttttttttccaaaaaactaacgattttgaaaattttttttctaaaaatgcatcttaatatattaaTCAAAATTGCATACGTGTTTTGGAAGGCAATTtgatatagtaggtacctacattttccaaatttctatataaaaagtcttaaatatttaggCAACTTGAACTGAACTCTATAGTAGAGAatttaaagcaaattattagagaacccggccgaacagctctgattttaacgatttttttaacgtaggtaattaaaaatactttaaagtctatagattaaaaaatgCCGATGTTGACATAttgttcttttaaattaaaattaaattttttctgaactaaaccatatttttttgcttaaatttcttaagacaaataaaagcaaaatattctctaggtaatttaaggaacaaaatattaaggagtaagggacaatcttccatcgtttaagcgataaatgcatttttctcacaatctgacttcaaccacaacaaaaatattttgaaaacaacggcaacacctacaatattttaaaatatatttttaaaaagccagaagctcatacttgtctcttaaatttaaatccactaaatttttaaaaagagttttcaaaaaaattggtcctcaaactcagaattaaaaaaaaattttattaaaaaaattttaaaatgacttttatccaaactttttctaataaaatatgaatttattttaaaaattattttcgccataaatattatcagttcaattccgaagcagaaaaggtaatatatatcacacttttgaaaaaaattcaaaattacttaaatttcaatgggtttttttgataaaaactgaatttttgcattgaaataattgattttcttaaagactttggcaaataagaactttaaacttttgctatttaacttttaacactaagggctattgaatgaataaaaaataactttatgtttaaatgttgaactttaaaaaaaaaataagttaattttttttccaaaacttctatttaaaaaaagttcttcaaaaatgaattactttttaatttttttcatgaaccgtaatacatattgacatttcgttttataatttcaaatcataataaatgtggccaaaaaaatttttttaaaaatgcatttaatattacgaaaaagttttaaaaacgacatgttaaaattgtgtcaatcattttttttttttttcaaaaatctgaattcaataaccattctttcaaaagcccttcattcaattaactgaattttaattttacaaatgtgactaagcttctagctttttaaaaatgtatttttaaatattgtaggtgttgccgttgtgttcaaatattttgttttgtatttgaagtcaattaataagagaATTGCATCTACCGCTTGAacaatggaagattgtccctcactcgtaaatattttttttttttccttgaatttaacagacaatcttttggcatcaattaatttataaaatttaagaaaaattaaaaaaacaaaattttttcttcgcaaaaatcttcaattaaatttaaaaaatcaaaacggcaacaccggcaattttgaatctatagactttaaagtatttttaattatcgACGTtcgaaaaaaagatcatcaaaatctaagctgttcggccgggtttcctaatattgccaatatttgagctttagttactccactgataagagcaagttcgtgcgacccagtcgtgcatttaattttttaacatagaaaaaaatgtttgatacagatttacggccatattattcactagtttaaaaaatacatccggatgtaaaattgtcaaatctcaaaaataaatccaaatccaaaatagttatcccgattttaacaatgaaaatagttaaaaaaatagttaaaaaagactATTTTTTCCCTTTGTGATATAGAATATCATggatttggaattatttttgacattttaatttctttacatccagatgtattttttaaactagtgaataatatggcagttatagacaaaagaaatacctttcatttgataccaatataatttttgtacatCCATTATTACGCCTTCTACGATTGTTTGACAAAATAGCTGAAATATTGATTTTGAACTCAAATATATCCAAAATCTCACCAacgatttgaaaatattttacccacgtagtGTGCTtatcgtcacctttcatttaataccaatttcattagtgcacacactgggcccaaacttcatacaaaatgtgccatctcctttggtGAATCGGGGtgaggtacaaaaaaaaacccgaaTAGAAATTAACTAGTCAGaataatatagtttttttcttgataCAATACAAAAAACTCATGGAAATGTAAatggaattttgtttaaaaattcaatttttgtttatgtataaAAAGACTGTCTAAAAAAAGTCTcgattttcaaacattttttcttaaagttctttgttttacaagaaattaaatggcatacttggtttgcagctaaaaaccattttaacgagttatttttgtaactttaaacgaacttttattattatttttaagttttttttatttcttaagaattgatagagaatttttttttttgcactaccAACTACATTCCGTAAAAACGAAATTCAGTCGTAATTTGGAACTCTatgataaatacaattttataaatcattttttataggtttaaAATCAATGCCAACAAAAGTTTTAGGATAGATACCTTGAACATTACAGCTAGTTTATTAATAAATTCGCACATTTTTGACGATCAATTTAATGTAcacataaaataattaaaacgaaAAAGTATGTATTAAAACTGGATTCACTATTTAAAATAAGATGGAGGCAGGGCGGGTGGGGGACGACATTCTGCCACGTCCACGATCCTGTCccctggaaaatttttcatttaatgtgAATAAGgtacataacataacataacattaAGCACTTTAAATGAAATAGGCTAAGAGCAGAATATTCAAAAACTAAGttatgtttcattttttgaaattttttttttattcataatcaCTCTTGTATGTATATATTAAAAGAATAATGCGCGAAATAAATATTGTTGATTAATGTACATATGTAGTAGCTGGTGCAGAGTCAATAAATGTTGTATTAAATTATcatctgaattaaattgattagtgaAGTAACTTAATCATTTCCTATGGTTTAGGTATctaataataacacggtgttacaaaaatgaggtttcaaaatatacgcaggcggagacctatcaggttttgtagagctagtcgcactgattacgaaacggtatttgaaaatcccctaacacccccaaaatctggagttacgggcaaaaaacggttttttggaccttcaccctttgaaaaaattctagcttcgacaattttttactcattttcgatttttttacagtttctgatagaagataaatataccttttcaacaatgtataaaacatgtaactcggttaaaccacttagaattaataagctgtcaaagttcaaaaattccttttttttcgtcatttgcccaactgcggcatcaatttaaagtatatgttttcaaaacaatatattctaaaactatatctatttcccaatcaatcgaggtattttttatgaaaatcacttcaaaattggcttagaaacaaaaatttttcgatttcaacccagatacagaaattcgaacttttaggtatagaacaaaaatgttgtttcggcacgtagtaggataacttgggcgccaggatttgataacgggtttttgttgaggagctcaatacaaacgtttttttctttgggaggggggtctatatctccccgtttaggtgggaggggcatttttctaaaaaaaattatcaaaataaaaaaaattattaaaaaacaacggcaacactaacagtaataaatgataccatttccgaaaggaaaaattgtacatttgattctaatttttaaatcaatataatataaccaaaagtttttgaaataatcgatttcaaagttaaaaatatgcgaaacaaaaaatttttaactcattttatactatttttgtccagactgtgaattttagtaaaaaaaattactcacacagaaaactgcctcaattgatttcttatcgaaccgtgaaaactatatgtttctatgtcttctagtttatgagaaaatttttttttcgcatatttttaactttgaaatcgataaaaaataaacttggtccaaaggttttaagtcaagaaaaatctttgtttacattgataacaaaattgaatttatgaaagaatctTGATTACCAaatgtgaaaattctttttgaaataatttgtgTAAGTATACCTACCTATGTTCTACCTACGATAAGTAACGTTTGTACATAGTTACTATTTGATCGACATGTGTAGGTATGTACCTATCTACAAACTTAActtgatcaaaattaaaaacaaagtgtAGCAGATATGTTCTATATGTAGGTAccgggagacggacagaatcccgaaatccaaaatccagaaagaccaaaatccagaaaaccctcaATCCCTATAACACTGTAGAAAAAtcgcttttcgttttttttttcttcctattGACTTTACGCTGAAGGatcaatatttgtatttaaaaattaaaaatgaatgcaaaaacaaaggagttaagtcaacttTCGTCCTCAGTaccatacatttaaaaaaaaaattgactgaaACCCTTTGCACAGAATCATTTCTAACGGAAGGAAATACGCTAGAGCTATGGCGTtaggaccaaacgaaagaggaaaaaaactgactgaagtccagt
Proteins encoded in this region:
- the LOC129906879 gene encoding piggyBac transposable element-derived protein 4-like yields the protein MSDSESDFSLRFSDDEESCSEFEDHVEEANSSDNSFSEGEDASVPAETMMSKNGLITFSKKPLENSAGRVARENVINLMPGLTRYSSSRITAEEISSFELFFPPPLVRTILSYTNIEGKRVFDEEWADIDNTELFAFIGILLLAGVFRSNNESSESLWDSQKGRPIFAATMSLKTFKKISRVIRFDNRDTRSERRLLDKFAPIRELWNQWVEILPKLYNPSENVTIDEQLVAFRGRCPFRQYIPSKPAKYGIKFWVLCDSATSYAWNIQPYTGKEIGNTPERNQGMRVVLDLVVGLKGHNLTTDNFFTSYQLGQKLLEKQITLVGTIRKNKPELPPATVNIKGRPVLSSSFAFTRNTTIVSYIPKKNKSVNLLSTFHHDSKVSDRADKKPAIILDYNKCKGGVDTLDKAVSCYTCKRKTKRWPQVVFSNMVDISAYNAFVLFKSANHAWKENCLAKRRYFLENLGMQLVTPYIQKRQTLPRAPFSLEMAKKIRGASENNAQSSSSTQPESSTGRKTTKRSRCQLCQKTDNKTGLVCDICNKFICKHSKTITLCSNCNN